The following are encoded together in the Brassica napus cultivar Da-Ae chromosome A9, Da-Ae, whole genome shotgun sequence genome:
- the LOC125578235 gene encoding leucine-rich repeat extensin-like protein 3 — MRTKQLVVVGFLFSLLLLVDSHTTESISDHEENANAKAVTVKDHKQINRGRRSGSGQNRGRRSCDPLFQYLFGICGRWPFPTTPSPDNPFLPFQPPRQPPRPRPRPPPLVPSPPPPRAPSRPRPRPRPTPPPLVPSPPPPPPTPLVPSPPPPSPPPIFIFPSPPPPVLAFPPPLVPSPPPPQPPPLWLPPPVFTLPPPLDEFPPMPPIIWVPPLDVPGQSSPAEDFDLITP, encoded by the coding sequence ATGAGAACAAAACAACTTGTTGTCgttggatttttgttttcactacTCCTTTTGGTCGACTCTCACACAACTGAGTCAATATCAGATCATGAAGAGAACGCAAACGCAAAAGCTGTAACCGTAAAGGATCATAAGCAGATAAACAGAGGAAGACGCAGTGGTAGCGGTCAGAATCGTGGACGCAGAAGCTGCGATCCACTCTTCCAATACTTATTCGGAATCTGTGGCCGTTGGCCTTTTCCTACAACACCTTCACCGGATAACCCTTTCCTCCCTTTTCAACCACCACGCCAGCCACCGCGTCCAAGACCACGTCCACCGCCGTTGGTTccatctccaccaccaccgcgTGCACCATCACGTCCAAGACCGCGTCCAAGGCCAACTCCACCGCCTTTAGTTCCatcaccacctccaccacccCCTACGCCTCTTGTTCCTTCACCTCCTCCTCCCTCTCCACCACCTATTTTCATATTCCCTTCGCCGCCGCCACCAGTACTAGCGTTCCCGCCACCGTTGGTTCCATCTCCTCCGCCGCCACAACCACCGCCATTATGGCTGCCACCACCCGTGTTCACTCTACCACCGCCATTGGATGAGTTTCCACCTATGCCACCAATAATTTGGGTGCCTCCTCTGGATGTTCCCGGTCAATCATCGCCAGCGGAGGACTTTGATCTGATAACTCCTTAG